A window of the Desulfopila inferna genome harbors these coding sequences:
- a CDS encoding tetratricopeptide repeat protein encodes MNQKARNSELENIFTEAVAFHQSGNLEEACRMYLSILAIHDSPLVNYNLGLAYYELERYEDSCRCYTKALEHAPEEIDVLYNLALSLKQLNLFDETIITYKKILSLNAEEIDSLYNLACCYKDTHQDDKAIALYLHVLDLDENNQSALNNVAFLYHKNDDYFNAKKYYSRLLRINPEHHGARHMLSSLHGENRHSAPPEYIREIFDAYSAHYDISLVSKLEYSVPSKLRQIYDHISDGRSRSLAGLDLGCGTGLGGEAFAGLCSTFTGVDISEKMIEVAAGKNIYSALYISEIHDFLEDCLDRYSLVLATDVFNYIGELQYTFEAINKAAQSGACLCFSTEISFGSGYDLRKTGRFAHSPEYIQNICRLTGWKICSQEKNNLRKDKGRWVEGILYLVRK; translated from the coding sequence ATGAACCAAAAAGCCCGAAACTCCGAACTGGAAAATATCTTTACAGAGGCGGTAGCCTTTCACCAGAGTGGAAATCTTGAAGAAGCCTGCCGCATGTACTTAAGTATACTGGCAATACATGATTCTCCGCTGGTCAATTATAATCTCGGCCTTGCCTACTATGAACTCGAACGGTACGAAGATTCATGCCGATGTTATACAAAGGCCCTTGAGCACGCTCCGGAGGAAATAGACGTCCTCTACAATTTAGCACTCAGCTTAAAACAACTCAATCTGTTCGACGAAACTATAATCACCTATAAAAAAATCCTGTCGCTTAATGCAGAGGAGATTGACAGCCTATACAATCTGGCTTGTTGCTACAAGGATACACACCAGGATGACAAGGCCATTGCCCTCTATCTTCACGTTCTCGATCTTGATGAAAACAATCAGTCTGCCTTAAACAATGTGGCTTTTCTATATCACAAAAATGATGATTATTTCAATGCGAAGAAATATTATTCGCGACTGCTGCGTATAAATCCAGAACACCATGGAGCACGACACATGCTGTCCTCTCTTCATGGAGAGAATCGTCACTCTGCACCTCCTGAATATATCAGAGAAATCTTTGACGCCTACTCTGCACATTATGATATAAGTCTGGTATCCAAGCTCGAGTATTCCGTTCCCTCGAAACTACGGCAGATTTATGACCACATAAGCGATGGTCGATCCCGCTCACTGGCCGGTCTCGATCTGGGTTGCGGTACAGGTTTGGGAGGAGAAGCTTTCGCAGGGCTATGCTCAACGTTTACAGGTGTTGATATCTCTGAAAAAATGATCGAGGTAGCCGCCGGAAAAAATATTTATTCAGCTTTATACATCTCGGAAATTCATGATTTTCTCGAGGATTGCCTGGACAGATATTCGCTCGTCCTGGCTACTGATGTTTTTAATTATATAGGAGAGCTGCAATATACTTTTGAAGCGATAAATAAAGCGGCACAATCAGGCGCATGTCTTTGTTTTTCAACTGAGATTTCATTTGGCAGCGGCTATGATCTCAGAAAAACCGGACGCTTTGCCCATTCTCCTGAGTATATTCAAAACATATGCCGGCTCACGGGCTGGAAAATTTGCAGCCAGGAAAAAAACAACCTGCGTAAAGACAAAGGCAGGTGGGTTGAAGGAATACTCTACCTGGTGAGGAAATAA
- the fusA gene encoding elongation factor G, producing MQDINMVRNIAIVGHGNCGKTSLAEAMLYTAGKINRLGQVDSGTSAMDYEEEEINRNISINNSFHNYIWKKHQVFLIDTPGDDNFLNETLFATKVCDSAVFTIGAVLGVKGQTIKFADFIAERKLPCLLNITKMDRERANFEKAIDEIKAQLPVNPVVIHLPIGAEDNFRGIVDIIRQKAYLFNEGGSGKVTETDIPAEMLDDVEMYRESLMESVAETDDELIEKFLEEGELTKEELLAGLRKAIATSEIAPVTVSAATLNKGTELFLNAIIELMPSPADRPAAEGINPENEEIVSREPSLDEKFSAIVFKTMADPYAGRLTIFRVYSGVLSGDTFYNSSKKTSERFGQLYLLEGKDQKPVDSVGPGSIIAVAKLKETVTGDSLCDPSALIVFPELEPLKPVISFAVSAKQGDEEKLFSSITKMLDEDLTLKLSREQNTGEVLISGVGPIHLEILASKIKRKYGVEMELSRPKVPYKETIKGKARVQGKHKKQSGGRGQYGDCWIEIEPVESGSGLVFEDKIVGGVIPQQYRPAVEKGIQEAMEKGVLAGYPVVDIKASLVDGSFHNVDSSEMAFKIAGSLAFKKGAQEAGLVLLEPIMDITIKVGKDNVGDVMGDLNSRRGKVMGMDSDGKYEIINAQVPMAEIQTYATDLTSMTGGLGSFSIKFSHYEEVPGMIAEKIIAASSQE from the coding sequence ATGCAGGATATAAATATGGTCAGGAATATAGCAATCGTGGGACATGGGAACTGCGGTAAAACATCACTGGCAGAAGCCATGCTATATACTGCAGGAAAAATCAACCGACTGGGACAGGTCGACAGCGGTACCTCGGCAATGGATTATGAGGAGGAAGAGATAAATCGAAATATCTCCATCAACAATTCTTTTCACAATTACATCTGGAAAAAGCATCAGGTTTTCCTGATTGATACTCCTGGCGATGACAATTTTCTTAACGAAACACTGTTTGCCACCAAGGTTTGTGATAGCGCTGTTTTTACCATAGGTGCAGTTCTCGGCGTCAAGGGGCAGACAATAAAATTCGCAGATTTTATTGCAGAGAGAAAACTGCCATGTCTGCTCAATATTACCAAGATGGATCGTGAAAGAGCTAATTTCGAGAAAGCTATCGACGAAATCAAGGCCCAACTACCTGTTAATCCTGTTGTGATTCATCTTCCCATAGGAGCCGAAGACAACTTCAGGGGAATCGTGGATATCATCAGGCAAAAGGCATATCTCTTTAATGAGGGTGGCAGCGGCAAGGTCACTGAAACCGATATTCCGGCGGAGATGTTGGATGACGTCGAAATGTACCGGGAAAGCCTGATGGAAAGTGTAGCTGAAACTGATGATGAGCTGATAGAGAAATTTCTCGAAGAAGGCGAACTCACCAAAGAAGAACTGCTGGCAGGTTTGAGAAAAGCAATCGCCACGTCCGAAATTGCTCCCGTAACCGTCAGCGCCGCTACTTTGAATAAGGGAACAGAGCTCTTCCTCAATGCTATTATTGAGCTTATGCCCTCCCCGGCGGACAGACCTGCCGCTGAAGGAATCAATCCGGAGAACGAGGAGATTGTTTCAAGAGAGCCCTCACTGGATGAAAAATTTTCAGCCATTGTGTTTAAGACCATGGCTGACCCATATGCAGGACGATTGACAATATTCAGGGTGTATTCCGGCGTGCTCTCCGGTGATACCTTCTATAATTCAAGTAAAAAGACCTCGGAGAGGTTCGGGCAGCTTTATCTGCTTGAAGGCAAAGATCAAAAGCCTGTCGACAGCGTAGGCCCCGGAAGCATCATAGCAGTAGCTAAACTTAAGGAGACGGTAACTGGTGACAGTTTATGTGATCCTTCAGCGCTCATTGTTTTTCCGGAACTGGAACCATTGAAACCGGTAATCTCTTTTGCAGTCAGTGCCAAACAAGGTGATGAGGAAAAGCTGTTTTCTTCTATTACCAAAATGCTGGATGAGGATCTTACTCTGAAACTTTCCCGGGAACAGAACACCGGAGAAGTGCTGATCTCCGGAGTCGGTCCTATACACCTGGAGATTCTCGCCTCGAAAATCAAAAGAAAATATGGCGTTGAGATGGAGCTGTCCAGGCCAAAGGTGCCATATAAGGAAACAATAAAGGGCAAAGCCCGAGTCCAGGGTAAGCATAAAAAACAAAGCGGCGGCAGGGGACAGTATGGAGACTGCTGGATTGAGATTGAGCCGGTCGAATCGGGAAGTGGTCTGGTTTTTGAGGACAAAATAGTGGGTGGCGTGATTCCACAGCAATATCGTCCCGCAGTGGAAAAAGGCATCCAGGAGGCCATGGAAAAAGGGGTTCTGGCCGGGTACCCTGTCGTCGATATAAAAGCATCGCTGGTGGATGGTAGCTTTCATAATGTCGATTCGTCTGAAATGGCCTTCAAGATTGCCGGGTCTCTGGCATTCAAAAAAGGTGCTCAGGAGGCTGGACTGGTCCTGCTTGAACCTATCATGGACATCACCATAAAAGTAGGTAAGGATAATGTCGGCGATGTTATGGGAGATCTTAATTCCCGCCGCGGCAAGGTTATGGGTATGGATTCCGATGGGAAATATGAAATCATCAATGCCCAGGTGCCCATGGCGGAAATTCAAACATATGCCACCGATCTTACTTCCATGACCGGAGGTCTTGGATCCTTCTCGATTAAATTTTCCCATTACGAAGAGGTTCCGGGAATGATCGCGGAAAAGATTATTGCCGCCTCATCTCAAGAATAA
- a CDS encoding tRNA dihydrouridine synthase has protein sequence MSPLPPIILRNLKIDPPLALAPMVGLSHSALRSLLSELGGVGLFFTEMLSAKRLPQDNESVSPSLIRSAAEYPLFYQLFLHDQSLVIPAVEKLHRLGAQGIDINLGCPAPRLRKRGAGCALTKDQVAVRKIIAAFRSSTDLPLSVKIRLGETLDERKYLELCKIIEGEGADCISIHARLNREKFCRKPRWQWIAKAKNCIGIPIFANGGIFTVEDAENCLNISGADGLMIGRGAAVRPWIFAEISALLSDGQCDPVVLRDIYRRFSTLLKLRFSRERRLGRLKQFTHYFAESYLYGHQLACSVQKSTSMEQAIEQAERFFEAHEPLKNL, from the coding sequence GTGAGCCCACTTCCTCCGATAATACTGAGAAATTTAAAGATCGATCCGCCTCTTGCTCTTGCCCCGATGGTGGGATTGTCTCATTCCGCTTTGCGAAGTCTTCTTTCCGAGCTTGGTGGAGTTGGACTTTTTTTTACGGAAATGCTTTCCGCCAAAAGACTACCCCAGGATAACGAAAGCGTTTCCCCGAGCCTTATCAGATCGGCAGCTGAATATCCTCTCTTCTATCAGCTCTTTCTGCATGACCAGTCGCTGGTTATCCCTGCCGTTGAAAAACTGCACCGCCTAGGTGCTCAGGGGATCGATATTAATCTCGGGTGTCCCGCTCCCAGGCTGCGCAAAAGAGGAGCAGGATGCGCGCTTACGAAAGACCAGGTTGCGGTCAGAAAGATTATTGCAGCTTTCAGAAGTTCAACGGATCTTCCTCTGTCCGTAAAGATCCGTCTTGGCGAAACACTTGATGAAAGAAAGTACCTCGAGCTTTGCAAGATCATTGAAGGCGAGGGCGCCGACTGTATAAGTATACATGCCAGACTGAACCGCGAAAAATTCTGTAGAAAACCGCGTTGGCAGTGGATTGCAAAAGCCAAAAACTGCATTGGCATTCCTATTTTTGCCAACGGCGGGATTTTTACTGTGGAAGATGCTGAAAACTGTTTGAATATTTCAGGAGCGGATGGTTTGATGATAGGTAGAGGTGCTGCAGTCAGACCATGGATATTTGCAGAAATCAGTGCTTTACTCTCTGATGGTCAGTGCGATCCAGTTGTTCTGCGAGACATATACCGGAGATTTTCAACACTTTTAAAGCTTAGATTTTCCAGAGAACGGCGCCTGGGGAGGTTAAAACAGTTCACCCATTATTTTGCCGAATCATATCTGTATGGACATCAGCTGGCATGTTCGGTTCAAAAAAGTACTTCCATGGAGCAGGCTATTGAACAGGCTGAAAGATTCTTTGAAGCGCATGAACCGCTGAAAAATCTGTAA
- a CDS encoding DUF2065 domain-containing protein: MKLLILLIGMVLVVEGLPYAAAPEAMREWLKKLSEIPAAQLRYVGFIAMAAGLLICWIAQRSSFFQ, translated from the coding sequence ATGAAGCTCCTCATTTTACTCATAGGAATGGTTCTGGTTGTAGAAGGATTACCCTACGCTGCCGCACCGGAAGCGATGCGGGAGTGGCTTAAGAAATTGAGTGAAATACCTGCAGCTCAGCTGCGCTATGTCGGTTTTATTGCCATGGCGGCAGGTCTTCTGATATGTTGGATTGCCCAGCGCAGTTCTTTCTTTCAATAG
- the murJ gene encoding murein biosynthesis integral membrane protein MurJ: MSKDNTTIAKSAGTVGFAVMLSRILGLIREQVFAGFFGAGTANDAFVVAFRVPNLLRDLFGEGALSAAFVTVFSDYDQNKTRKQTWQLASIVLIFFGCALSIITLAAILYSDVIVGLLAPDFGLIAGKEELTILLTRIMMPFLVLISLSAVVMGILNTKNKFFIPALASSFFNLGSILGGVSLAVILPKWGVPAIVGMAIGTLIGGLLQLAVQIPALMKCGFRFYPHLNFRDPGLIRILKLMIPAVIGLSATQINIFINTNFAASCPEGSVSWLQYAFRLVQLPIGIFGVAIGIAAMPLLARYSANKNLDGLRETFVSSQIMVLCLTIPAAAGLFFLSEPVIRLVFERGAFTAYDTIATAQALSLYSIGLFAYSSNKVLVPVFYALGKTRYPVIASFITICTNILFITLTIEYFQHRAIALSVSITMFINFIFLGAILYRELQGYSIRYVGFAILKILFATSIMSLFVVLLRDLASSPLSGNLWQNSVSLFAIISVAVVLYSSLICLLKVDEFTQVVTKVRARFIKHH, translated from the coding sequence ATGTCTAAGGACAATACTACCATTGCCAAATCAGCCGGAACTGTCGGTTTTGCCGTCATGCTTAGCCGGATTCTAGGCCTTATCCGGGAGCAGGTCTTTGCCGGATTCTTTGGTGCGGGAACCGCAAACGATGCTTTTGTGGTGGCCTTCCGGGTTCCAAACCTGTTGCGGGACCTTTTCGGGGAAGGAGCTTTGTCCGCTGCCTTCGTTACCGTTTTCTCCGACTATGACCAGAATAAGACCAGAAAACAGACGTGGCAGCTTGCCTCCATCGTCCTGATTTTTTTTGGATGCGCACTCAGTATCATAACCCTTGCTGCGATATTGTATTCCGATGTAATTGTCGGTTTGCTCGCCCCCGACTTCGGTCTTATTGCCGGTAAAGAGGAATTGACCATACTACTCACCAGAATAATGATGCCATTTCTGGTTCTCATTTCTCTTTCTGCTGTTGTAATGGGCATCCTCAATACAAAAAATAAATTCTTTATCCCTGCACTTGCTTCAAGCTTTTTCAATCTGGGCTCAATACTCGGAGGTGTCAGCCTGGCTGTAATCCTGCCGAAATGGGGGGTTCCCGCAATTGTCGGCATGGCGATAGGAACCCTCATCGGCGGCCTGCTGCAGCTCGCCGTCCAGATTCCTGCTCTAATGAAATGCGGCTTTCGTTTTTACCCTCATCTGAATTTTCGTGATCCCGGGCTCATCAGAATTCTGAAGTTGATGATACCGGCTGTCATCGGCCTTTCCGCAACCCAGATAAATATATTTATAAATACCAATTTCGCCGCATCCTGCCCGGAAGGCTCAGTTTCATGGCTCCAGTATGCCTTCAGACTTGTGCAGTTGCCTATCGGGATATTCGGGGTGGCTATAGGAATTGCCGCAATGCCGCTTCTTGCCAGATATTCAGCCAACAAAAACCTCGACGGCCTCAGAGAAACTTTTGTATCATCACAGATAATGGTGCTGTGCCTGACCATTCCGGCTGCTGCAGGTCTCTTTTTTCTGTCCGAGCCTGTCATCAGACTGGTATTTGAACGTGGCGCGTTTACAGCATATGACACCATTGCAACGGCTCAGGCTCTTTCCCTCTACTCCATAGGCTTATTTGCCTATTCTTCCAACAAAGTGCTTGTTCCTGTTTTTTACGCCCTGGGAAAAACACGTTATCCCGTCATCGCAAGTTTTATCACCATCTGCACAAACATTCTCTTTATCACACTGACTATTGAATATTTTCAGCATAGAGCCATCGCCCTGTCAGTTTCCATTACCATGTTTATCAACTTTATTTTTCTCGGCGCGATATTGTACCGGGAATTACAGGGTTACTCCATCAGGTATGTCGGTTTTGCGATACTGAAAATACTCTTTGCAACCTCTATTATGTCCCTTTTTGTAGTGCTTTTACGGGATCTGGCATCTTCTCCTCTTTCAGGAAATCTGTGGCAGAACTCTGTCTCTCTGTTTGCCATCATTTCCGTAGCGGTGGTGCTCTATTCCAGTCTTATCTGCCTTCTCAAAGTAGATGAGTTTACTCAGGTAGTAACCAAAGTGAGGGCAAGATTCATCAAGCATCATTAA
- a CDS encoding phasin family protein: MKDLLKKTLLTGIGIAAISKDKLEELSKEMIDKGNMSEEEGRKFVAEMFEYGEKTMDGLEKQVDRYVEKALNRMELVRKNELEELIIRDLVRKSELEELRIMVLELQARLEEKQA; encoded by the coding sequence ATGAAAGACTTACTCAAAAAAACACTACTGACCGGAATTGGAATTGCTGCAATTTCAAAAGACAAGCTTGAGGAACTTTCCAAGGAGATGATCGATAAGGGCAACATGTCGGAAGAGGAAGGCAGAAAATTTGTCGCGGAAATGTTCGAGTACGGAGAGAAGACCATGGACGGACTCGAGAAACAAGTTGATCGATATGTAGAAAAGGCATTAAATCGTATGGAACTGGTCCGTAAAAATGAGTTGGAAGAGCTGATTATCAGGGATCTGGTACGAAAGAGTGAATTGGAAGAATTACGTATAATGGTATTGGAGCTGCAGGCACGTCTTGAAGAAAAACAGGCATAA
- the purM gene encoding phosphoribosylformylglycinamidine cyclo-ligase: MTTAKNSKYSESGVDIDKGNAFVEKIKDVVASTHQRGVLNDIGGFSSLFAIDTEKFKQPVLVSSTDGVGTKLAIAQLCGKHNTIGIDLVAMCVNDIIVGGATPLCFLDYFSVGKLDIEIAAEVVEGIAEGCRQAKCSLVGGETAEMPGLYKSGDYDLAGFTVGIVDRDKIIDGSGIRVGNTIIGLSSSGLHSNGFSLVRKICFEDMKLSVDDHISELGSSLGEELLKPTRIYVQSALNVVKNYTVNGMVHNTGGGFIDNVPRILPNGCKAVIDRSSWEVPPIFTFLQKNGEVPRDEMYRTFNMGVGLLIIVDRDQANDILHRFEAMGETAFIIGEIASRDGEEPQVELTN, translated from the coding sequence ATGACAACTGCTAAAAATTCAAAATACAGTGAATCCGGGGTCGACATAGACAAGGGAAATGCCTTCGTCGAAAAAATTAAAGACGTTGTCGCCTCAACACACCAGCGGGGAGTACTTAACGACATCGGTGGCTTTTCGAGTCTCTTTGCGATTGATACCGAAAAATTCAAGCAGCCGGTACTTGTCTCGTCCACCGATGGGGTCGGTACCAAACTTGCCATAGCCCAACTCTGTGGAAAGCACAATACCATTGGAATCGATCTGGTCGCTATGTGTGTCAACGATATTATAGTCGGTGGCGCCACCCCTCTCTGTTTTCTCGACTATTTTTCTGTGGGAAAACTCGATATAGAGATAGCCGCTGAAGTTGTGGAAGGCATCGCTGAAGGATGCCGACAGGCCAAGTGCTCGCTAGTAGGCGGTGAAACAGCTGAAATGCCGGGACTTTACAAGTCAGGCGACTATGATCTCGCCGGTTTTACCGTCGGGATCGTTGATCGCGACAAAATTATTGATGGTTCTGGAATTCGGGTTGGGAACACCATAATCGGTCTTTCCTCAAGCGGACTTCACTCCAATGGTTTTTCCCTGGTGCGAAAAATCTGTTTCGAGGACATGAAACTGAGCGTCGACGATCACATTTCAGAGCTTGGTTCGAGCCTGGGTGAAGAACTGCTCAAACCCACCAGGATTTATGTACAGTCGGCACTCAATGTTGTCAAAAACTACACCGTCAATGGAATGGTACACAACACCGGCGGCGGTTTCATAGATAATGTACCGCGCATTTTACCCAATGGGTGCAAGGCCGTCATCGATCGCTCAAGTTGGGAAGTTCCTCCAATTTTTACTTTTCTCCAAAAAAATGGAGAGGTCCCCCGCGATGAAATGTATAGGACCTTTAATATGGGAGTCGGTCTGTTAATTATCGTAGACCGGGACCAGGCAAATGATATTCTCCACCGTTTCGAGGCAATGGGAGAGACGGCGTTCATCATAGGAGAGATAGCTTCACGGGATGGCGAAGAGCCACAGGTTGAACTGACAAATTAG
- a CDS encoding MogA/MoaB family molybdenum cofactor biosynthesis protein, with the protein MRKGADKFSCAVITMSDKGAVGEREDTSGAALQQILKDEGYSLDEYMIIPDVESRIVETLVDLVDNRSIDLIVTTGGTGVSPTDITPEAMRKVIDKEIPGMAEAMRAVSFAKTPNAVISRGICGIRKESLIVNLPGSKKAAIENIEVVLPAIPHALQKMKGEKSDCGG; encoded by the coding sequence ATGAGAAAAGGTGCCGACAAATTCAGCTGCGCCGTTATCACGATGAGTGATAAAGGCGCAGTCGGAGAAAGAGAAGATACCAGCGGAGCAGCGCTTCAGCAAATTCTGAAGGATGAGGGATATTCTCTTGATGAGTATATGATCATCCCTGACGTTGAAAGTAGAATTGTTGAGACACTGGTTGATCTGGTTGATAATCGTAGCATAGACCTTATTGTCACCACCGGAGGAACCGGTGTTTCCCCAACTGATATAACCCCTGAAGCCATGCGCAAGGTGATTGACAAGGAAATCCCCGGTATGGCGGAAGCCATGCGCGCGGTGAGTTTCGCCAAAACACCCAATGCCGTTATCTCCAGGGGTATTTGCGGCATTCGTAAGGAAAGCCTGATCGTCAATCTGCCTGGGAGTAAGAAGGCCGCTATTGAAAATATCGAGGTGGTTTTGCCGGCCATTCCGCATGCCCTGCAGAAGATGAAAGGGGAGAAGAGCGATTGCGGCGGCTGA